In Brassica napus cultivar Da-Ae chromosome C9 unlocalized genomic scaffold, Da-Ae chrC09_Random_40, whole genome shotgun sequence, the DNA window ACGTGTACCATTTTAACACCTTCAATGAAGGCTCGGTTTATGAGTAAGTGTTTTTGATATCGCCAGAAGCAATCCGAACTTCAAGTTTGGTGATGCGCCTGTCTCTATTAGGTTCACGGAACATACCATCTTCGTTGGGCTTGCGGAAACGAGAGAGCCGATCCCATGGAAAGGTTTTGGTTTTGCAATTAAACCACCTCATGTTATTTGCCAAGACCAACACTAGTTTTCCAGGTTTGAATTGTTTACCATACTTTACAACGGCTCCatataatgattataaatttcaCCGCCAAGTAGCCTTAATAGTTGTTTGGTTAGCAGACTTCGTTGGTGATGTCAGGGGCATTAAAACGATTTACAACGAAGAGATCCAGAGTACTCTACGTCTCATGACAATCACAAGGAGGTAGATGACAACTTTGCATGTTTTTTAACTACCCCGTTACACACATTTGCGACTTGCACGTTTGTTCAAGGATGAAAAACATGGTTTTTGGCCTCTGCAGGCACTTGACTGTCTACCTGAGTGTATTTGACGGGATTGCTGTGCAGAAGGACAACTAAAGGCGCTACTCTGATGTAGAACTAAAGATGGTTGTTGCAACAAATATATTTGGAGGTAAGAACGAACTCTCTGTTAAACTTTGTACACTAAGGTCTTGGGGTTAACTTGTGGTCGTGTTAAATACATTAGTGAACAAGTTTTTATAAAAGGTCTACCATAATTTTGAGGAAGCTGCTGATTCACGCTAAGTTGCTATATCTTGACGCCTGACCACATTTAAAATCGGCACAATCATCAGACTCATAACCTCTTTGATTGCAAGCAGGCTGTTCATCAACGCTTCTTCTGGTACTCATTCAGATCCATAGAACTTTCAGGTCAGAGATAAAGACAGAGAGACACCATTGGCTGGCCGAGTATCATGAGTGGAAAAAAGAGAGGCTCAACAGATACCAATGAAGTAAGGTAACTGAATAAGACATGAATGTTCTTATTTTTGGTTTACTGATTTCAGGAACTTATGATCTTGATTCCTGGAACTAGATAGTTTCTTTTGTATTCTTGCAAACCGATATTGTAATATATTCTAGAGAACCACATCTAATGCACCCCGAATCAGCAGCAGAAACAAATCAAGAAGGTTTGCCTTATGGGTTTGCGATTAAACGAGATGGGCTTGAAGTATATTGCAAATGTGTTTATGAACATATTTCAGCCCAAAGAAAGAAAGGAACAACAAGAAATTATAAGTGATGGTcatataatatatcaatctgaCGGTAATTCAGAGACCGTCGatcatgtagaagcacgagacCAGCCGAAGAGTTTTAGGACTACAATCCTTCAATTTCGGTCAAGTCAAGACATTTATGATTTTGGTCAATTCAAAGTCTTTGATCAAGTCTTCCTAGTTTTTATAAGTTGCCAATTTCTATGTTTGGCTAGTGTTTTTGTATGCGTTGCCTATTATATAAAGaccatttgatcaatgaaataaaataagatttaagtGATTATTTTTGGAACCTTGAGATGGATTCTCACTTCTCGTTTTttggtgtggttagctccaagTAACACCTCTTTCCCGTTGGACTTGTGCGTTATATCAAGCAACGGATCGAGACTGCttctttgttggaccggtgcgtcgcATCCGGCAACAAATTGGCTTCGGGAATATCAGCAGCCTTCCGCATCTGCTGTGCGACCCTTCGATCCACCATTTCTTCCTTTgttggacttgtgcgtcatatcaaaCAACAATCGAAGCTcggtagtatcaagagactctccgcccctcttgtgtcaccattcaatcCACCAGTTCTCTcttttggcgagttcatatcccttAAGTCCGATTGAGTGATCTTTCCCTAATCTAGGacgtatcaagtggtatcagagccactcaaccGGTACTTGTGTGTTCATTTTTCTCATctttccatcttcttcatccatcttctacctttcatcttctttttttttaaaaaatatatatatatatattctacgGAAAGCCAAGAGATCATCCCATCTGAAGCTAAAGAAAGACAGATTTGAGGGCAAATctttttaaaggaggagggaaTGATGCACCCCGAATCAGCAGCAGAAACAAATCAAGAAGATTTGGCTTATGGGTTTGCGATTAAACGAGATGGGCTTGAAGTATATTGCAAATGTGTTTATGAACAAGTTTCAGCCCAAAGAAAGAAAGGACCAACAAGAAATTATAAGTGATGGTCATATAATATATCAATTTGTAATTCAGAGACCGTCGATCATGTGGAAGCACGAGACCAGCCGAAGAGTTTTAGGACTACAATCCTTCAATTTCGGTCAAGTCAAGACATTTATGATTTTGGTCAATTCAAAGTCTTTGGTCAAGTCTTCCTAGTTTTTATAAGTTGCCAATTTCTATGTTTGGCTAGTCTTTTTGTATGCCTTGCCTATTATATAAAGaccatttgatcaatgaaataaaataagatttaagtGATTATTTTTGGAACCTTGAGATGGATTCTCACTTCTCGTTTcttggtgtggttagctccaagTAACACTTCTTTCCCGTTGGACTTGTGCGTTATATCAAGCAACGGATCGAGACTGCTTATTTGTTGGACCGGTGTGTCGCATCCGGCAACAAATTGGCTTCGGGAATATTAGCAGCCTTCCGCATCTGCTGTGCGACCCTTCGATCCATCATTTCTTCCTTTgttggacttgtgcgtcatatcaaaCAACAATCGAAGCTcggtagtatcaagagactctctgcccctcttgtgtcaccattcaatccaccagttctcccttttggcgagttcatatcccttAAGTCCGATTGAGTGATATTTCCCTAATTTAGGGTGTATCAACATCGTTACATgctcattaaaatatatatacaaacagaCAGACGAGAAAGAAAGTGCTTCAAATCATAGTCTTCACCAAAACTTGGGATTAAAACTAAAGTGGCTGATGGAATTTAAGAGAAAACAGAGTAATGAGACACACCAAATATAACACTCAAATGATTTCTTTGGACACAAGTAACTGGTATGTGTTGGGAAATTTTAGTGAtgtttgatccttcgatgtaaaaacaaaaagatgcaCATTTAACTCTGGTGGTGGTGGATCATGAACAACTTTTCCCTTTGTAAACAATGTCTGGATTCGGCGATAAGGATGTGAACTCGGTAGAAATCTTctatgacaatcaaaccaacacgtCTTTCTTCCATGTTTCAACTGATATGCATCAGTACTATCCTGACAATGTGGACACGATAactttccatgtgttgtccatccagacaacattcCATATGCGGGAAAATCACTGAtagtccacataagtactgcatGCATCTTGAAGTTCTGTCTGCATGAAATGTCAAATGTTTCTACACCATTTGCCCATAACTCTTGCAACTCATAAATCAGCGGCTGTAAGAAAACATCAAGAGATCGTTTGGGATGTTCTGGACCAGGAACAAGTATGTTGAGAAATAGAAACTCTCGTTTCATGCACAAAGAGGGGGGCAAATTGTAAGGTGTGAAAATTACTGGCCATAATGAATATTGCCTTCCATGTTTTCCAAATGGgttgaaaccatcagtacataatccgaGGTAGACGTTTCTGCTCTCTGATGCAAATTCCTCATAAATTGATTGAAAGTGCTTCCATGCTTTTGCATCTGAGGGATGCACAATTTCTCCTTCACTTGAGTGCTCTTTAGCCATCCCATAGCACTTGCTGTGCGTTCCGATTGATATAACCTTTTAAGCCTATCAGCTAATGGCAAATACCACATACGTTTATATGGAACCTTAGCTCTTCCACTAGTGACCTTAAATCGGGGTTTACCACAAATTTACATGCCAAGTAGTTCGCATCGGCTTTCCAGTAAATCAtacagttgtcgatgcaaacgtCTATCATTTGAAATGGCAAACCTAGACCCGAAACAAGTTTATCGACCTCGTCGTAAGAAGATGGACACATATTATCTTCGGGGAGATAATCTTTCACAAAATCAGCAATTGCATCTACACAGTCTTCTGCCAAATTAAAATCTGATTTTATGGTCATCATCCTAGTTGCAGCCGATAAAGAAGAATGATCTTTTTTACAACCCTCATATATTGGATGCTTAGCTGCATCCAACATATCAAAAAATCTCCTTGCTTCTAAATTTGGTTCCTCAACTCTCTCTCCGTTTTCTATAAATGAAGAGATGTTTTCACGAAATGCATCGTTTACCATTTGCATTGTATCACTAGATTCAACTACCATTCTAGGTTCCTCAAAATTAACCGGCACATATTCACTAGTACTAGGCATATTTCCGGTATCAACTTCCCCATGAAAATaccatattttataattatgtgTAAATCCGTATTGATACAAATGATTCCATACTCTTTCAATAGGAATGAATTTACTATTATCGCAACGAATACAAGGACAAAACGTCTTACCTTCTCTCAAAGTAATCTCTTGATTTCCGGCAAAACGCATGAACTCGTTAAGCCCTTCCGCAAACTCTTTTGAAATTTGCCCATTTGAATCCCATTGATCGTACATCCATCtacgaaaattaaaaatatgtgaaGACATTTTAAGTGCTGTTTTCTTAACTTTGTATCTGTCTGTAGATTGCAAATGAATCAATTGCCTTATATAGATGATATATGACTAACGGCTAGtttgcaaactaaatgaaaaatcagatttttgatcattttccgACCACTGTCCCAACGGTTGGGAACaactaaactttttaaaatgcCTGACCACTTTCTGATTAGTTTCTGACCAAAATTCTGACGATCATAAAGTGGTCAAAATTCAGTCACAAATTACTGACCATTTTTTAACCAGTTTTTTTGGTCAGTAATTGCCGACCACTTTTTGTCCATTTATTTAGATCGTCATTAAATGATCAGTTTATGGTCGGAAACAGTTTTGACCAACTTAAGTGGTCAGAAAATTGGTTAGAATTCACTATGTTTTGTTGTAGTGTACATTTTGATTTCAAAACTTTTCTGTACCTAATAAAGTAAGAATGCTAGTGTGAAAAATAAGTTATGGGTTCAAAATGCTACGGCTATGGAAATCTACAATTCGTCATGCGTAGATTTCGCATATGATAAACATTTACACATGCAATTTGCATTACTAATCATATAGACGTGCATATACTAGTTATTTTGGGCctgaaacatattaaaactGAACAAATATTCAAAGGATACAGCTAATATATTGATTTGGCCTACTCTAATTTGCTCGATAAATAGTTTAGCGGTTATACTTTAACGTAGAGTTTAAGTTAATTACATTTGAGGGagtttttaaacaaataacTAAATTTGCTAGAGTGTAAGTAGATATATAGCCTAGCGGATTGGGGGAAGAAACGCAATTGCTCTAGAGGCATCTTTTTTAAAGAACACGTACACacatttcttaaaatatatggTGAAATGATCGCATGTTGTTTTGAGAATGTCACGAGATAACAAATGCGAGTGGTGTATGATAAGATTTGTTTCCTTCTTATGTGAATCTTCGTTTCTCCTATTCACAAAGTAGATAGCTCATTACAAAGTTCGGATTAAAAACTTATAGAATCACGCTCTACAGGCTACATCCCTATTAGACATGATACAAACGACTTAGGGTCCACAAATTACAATTGTTTTTTTGATAAGCCATGATCTGGTCGGCACCGGAATTAATTTGCTTAGTGCTAAAGAGTGGACTAGCCCAAAAGCGTACGACACCGTCTAACCCGAGTTTCaaattacaaatttataatttcgccaaaaaagaaaaacattaaataCGTGTGCAAGAAATATTTCGAGGGATTTGATTTTGGTCTAATTTGGACCCATGAAGTTCGATGCACACATATAGTGTCTTCTCCACTTGGTCCGACCAAGACAAAGACAGAGACATATCATCCATTGGCTATGGCATAACCACTTCACTTTTAAAACCCATCGCACGTTCCATCATTGGCGTATCCAAAAGTCCAATGAATAATGTCAATTTCTAAACCATTTCAAGTATTAAAACATTAAGCAATTTTtgatcaaatttatttattaacctCATATAATATGTTTCACCTATGGATCACATAAAACGTGTAGATAAGAGAAGCTGTGTTTGAGGCTCCAGTTCATTTTTACCTACCACGATAGTCCCAAAGAAcccaaaaaatgataaaataagtACGTGTTTGGAATTGTTGAGTTAGACAGTTCTGGGAATGGGTTTGAGAAGCTTTGTGTTTATAATTTTGCTTGACACTATCTAAAGCTAATATTTTAGATATCCTGAAATTGGAAACGTTTGGAACGAATAACTAGTACCTCTGGCACACAACACGAATAACCCATGATATTTCATTTCATGTACAGGAAAAGTATTTTGTACAACCTTCTTTCAGTATCATATATTTAAACtttaacaagttttttttttcagaaaataaatcACTTTTGTGCTTCCAGtttaattaacaaataaataGGCACCATGAGATTCCACTAACTATTGTGTATATAAACATTAGAGAATCGGTCAATTCACTTCAGCATCCTCACACTTTGAATGCTCAACCAAACTTCACTTCATAGGTAAACTTCTTTGCAACCACATAAattgagaagaagatgaaagaaagagattcagagAGTTTTGAATCTCTCTCTCAAGTTCTCCCAAACACTTCAAATCCTGCACATATGATCCAAATGGCCATGGCAAACTCAGGTTCATCTGCAGCCGCACCTCCACGTCAAGACCAACATGACCGGTCAAAGTGGCTGCTCGACTGTCCTGAACCACCTAGCCCGTGGCATGAGCTTAAAAGCCAAGTCAAAGAATCTTTCCTAACCAAAGCCAAAAGGTTCAAGTCTCTTCAAAAACAGCCTCTCCCTAAACGAATCCTCTCTATCCTCCAAGCCGTTTTCCCAATCTTTGGTTGGTGCAGAAACTATAAACTCATCATGTTCAAGAACGATCTCATGGCTGGTCTAACCCTAGCTAGCCTTTGCATTCCCCaggtatctattttataaaaactaaagaatGATGATCTGTTTGGAGATCTAAGTAAtttctttgatttttgttttctttttgttcagaGCATTGGCTATGCAACTCTTGCAAAGCTTGATCCTCAATATGGCCTATGTAagtttatattatgtataaaagTCATGTGTCTTTTATtgcttgataaaaaaaatgtgtttgatACAGTCGAAATTCTAAATGTGTCTTGAACTAGACTTATATATGGAGCGTTACACATTTACAGATTCGAGCGTGGTGCCACCGTTGATATACGCATTGATGGGAACATCAAGAGAGGTAGCAATCGGACCAGTGGCTGTGGTATCTCTCCTTTTATCCTCAATGTTGCAGGAACTAATCGATCCAGAAACAGATCCCTTAGGCTACACGAAACTCGTTTTGACAACAACTTTCTTCGCTGGAATCTTCCAAGCTTCTTTCGGAATATTCAGATTGGGGTTTCTCGTGGATTTTCTGTCGCACGCAGCCATAGTAGGGTTCATGGGTGGTGCAGCCATTGTAATAGGACTCCAACAGCTTAAAGGTTTGCTTGGTATCACTAACTTCACCACAAACACTGACATTGTTTCTGTTCTTCGAACTGTCTGGAGATCTTGTCATCAACAATGGAGTCCTCATACTTTCATCCTCGGATGTTCTTTCCTCAGTTTTATCCTTATCGCTCGTTTCATCGTAAGTAAAATTTAAAGTTGCTTTGGTTAATAAATCTAGCTAGCACTAATTCTTAACTTTTGGTTCGATTCAATCTGAGTCTACCATATGAAGGTTCACGTGCTTTCGTTCCAGACCAATTagcaataaatatataatgacaTACTATgctaaaatattgtttttcttcacgtttaaaaatatacatatgtatAGGGTACTAAAAGTGTTagataataaaatgaatttaacaatggaatatatgtatattaggggaaaaagaacaaaaagctGTTTTGGCTACCGGCAATAGCTCCGTTGATCTCCGTCGTAGTTTCAACGTTAATGGTGTTTCTCACTAAAGCCGACGAGCATGGCGTGAAGACAGTGAGGCATATCAAAGGAGGTCTTAATCCCATATCAATTAACGATCTTGAGTTTAATACTCCTCATCTTGGACATATCGCTAAAATCGGATTAATCGTTGCTGTTGTCGCTTTAACCGTGAGTCATTAACGTTTGACTATTAATTACTTATTTTCTattattgttttgattaattaattacacaTTTTTATCAGGAGGCCATTGCGGTGGGAAGGTCGTTCGCGGGAATAAAAGGGTATAGACTCGATGGAAACAAAGAAATGGTGGCCATTGGATTTATGAATGTTCTTGGTTCCTTAACATCTTGTTATGCTGCTACTGGTAATTTAACAAAATCTGCATTTCTTTAAATATGGAGATATATCAGTATCCTACTATATATACGATTGACATAACACATAAAAGTCATTTTGGTGGATGAATACAATTTGCTTACGTATTATTTTGTGAACTTCCTAGCTAGATCTTACTATTAAAtaacaataagaaaaataatttcaaaacttaaatgacCATCGCAGTgagaatttattttaattaaatataaacatCGATACATGTAAATGTAACTATATTCTTCTATATACGTAAATTACGTGTTCTGGCGACCTAAATTTGGCAAAATCGTcatcttatttttttcctaCAACAATTTTGCTTTAGGTTCTTTCTCTCGGACGGCGGTGAACTTCGCTGCCGGGTGTGAGACGGCGATGTCGAACATTGTAATGGCGGTTACAGTTTTTGTAGCACTCGAGTGCTTAACGAGGCTTCTCTACTATACTCCAATCGCGATCCTCGCCTCCATAATCCTTTCAGCACTTCCGGGATTAATCGACATTAATGAAGCTATTCACATTTGGAAAATTGATAAATTGGACTTTCTTGCTCTCATTGGAGCTTTCTTTGGCGTTTTATTCGGCTCTGTCGAGATCGGACTCCTCGTTGCGGTACGGATAAACATCGTCTAAAAAATATACACAAATATTAAGTCATAAAGTTATAACAATACCTttgatgttttttattataaagatCGAGTTTAATTGATTGTATCTTTGTAGGTGGTTATTTCGTTTGCCAAGATCATACTCATATCGATTCGACCAGGGATTGAAACGCTCGGAAGAATTCCTGGGACCGACATTTTTGCAGATACTGATCAGTATCCTATGTCGGTTAAGACTCCCAGAGTGTTGATTTGTCGTGTCAAATCTGCATTGTTGTGCTTTGCTAATGCTAGTTCCATCGAGGAAAGGTATTGATGCACATAGGTTGAGCCCATATTGACTGAttacaaagttataatttattttacatatatttagcATCTACGTTCCTATAGGATAATGAGATGGAtaaacgaggaagaagaagatgaaaacacAATGAGCAACGATGAGAGAAAGATCCTTTTTGTAGTCCTTGATATGTCAAGTAAGTGGACTTGCATAAAATAATGCAAaactatatacaatataattttttcttttaaaaatgatcGTAGGTTCAATtctcttcttttactaacttCAACTGTTTTCTATATGATTGTTagtattataagaaaaaaataatttttatttattttgttttataacatTCCTCCTTTTTCTTAATTAACAGATTTAATGAACGTTGATACATCGGGAATTACGGCATTGGTGGAGCTCCATAATAATCTAATCCAAATTGGTATTGAGGTAAATCACATATTCTTACAAAGTTATAATCGTCCCCTGATCTATAGAACAAAATTAACGATAGAATAAATATCGTTTTGGATATTGATTTGCAGCTCGTGATCGTTAACCCTAAATGGCATGTATTCCACAAGCTGAATCAAGCAAAGTTCGTCAGCAAAATCGGCGGCAGAGTCTATTTGACAATCAGAGAAGCTCTCGATGCTTGCTTTGGACTGAAAGTTtgagaaaaataatataatcaaCATGCGTGTTTTACGGATTGTTGCATGCGagtttagtaatttaaaatGCGACGTGTGCATGATGATGAATAATTATTAAGTACGTATGTGCTATGTAGAGTGCCTTGGTACGTAAGCTCGATCGTGATAAATAAAGTCATGCAATCTGTAGTGTGCCGATCGATGGGTGTGTAACTATATTCGGTAACAATGTATAAATATAGATGTCGCTGGATAAATATTGTGTTtgtaatgtattaatgttaACGCGCTTGTTAAAGATGATCTAATTTTCCATCTGCAAAGTCGCTTATTAGCAGTATACTAGTATTCCATCACTAATTTTCAACGATGTTGCGTATAAAAACTACAAAGTATAAACCGATTTGGAGAGAAAAACACGTGTGTCTAAGTTCAATGTATCTTAATCCAAGGAGCAAAGGTATATGGTGAATCAGTTTCCAGActcttaatcatttttttagtaataaatatgtgttaagaattttatttaaaagccTGTAAATTTTTGTCTTCCAATgcaaatatcttatttaagggttcttataaaaaattttaaacattgttttatttaagataaaatgtatttattatataaaacatattaaaggATAACATTgtaaacatagattttaaaataaaaacataaaaacaaagattagtaaaaaaatcaagaataatttgaaagaaacatcTGAACCCAATTGGTGTcttcatcacgtccaaatttaaTAATTCCATAAACGTATATAgccttcttcacgatttctttcgatataaaCTCGTTTCGATACTTTGGTGTtgtgaataaaattttatacatacAACTTCATATAGACACAAGCAATTTGATTCTTAAGTCTGTGACAAATCTTTACAAGTCGAGTAGTTTGATTAAGGGTTTTAATAAATAAGCTTATTTGTTTACCATTTGTAGTTTTATGGACGACTAAAGTTAGTGATCCCTGGTCCTCAGGGAAGGAGGCAAGTAAACATGTTTTGTCTACTCTTGCAGAAACTGAATATCACATTCAGACAAGGATCTGCTCGGCTTTAGGTTCACAGCAAGGGTCAACATATTAGGATCGGACGAGGACATGAACCATAAAGCCGCAGGCAGCTACAACGATCTGGCCTGATTGATTGGCAATAGTATCTGAAAGAAGAACAGAGCAATCCAACTGATATTCATTCACATATATACATACTTGGGTCCAGTTTCTGACCTATTTACAAATTCTTGATTATTATCTATACACTATCTTTTACAACCACAAAGAATCAAAGAACCAACTAGCTCCTATAAGTTAGAGACTTCGGTTTTGTATAGTCTTCGATTCAGTGGAAGGAACTGTCCGAGACAGGAATATGTTACCCTTTGAATCTTTCCTGCTGTACCTCTCCACCTCATTTCTCATCACTATGAGGCAGATGAGGAACTATATCTCTGTCATGTGTGATCCTGAAGGTATTAGGCACAAGCAAATGTCATGACTTGAACGTTTTCTTCTCTTCATTACATGCAAGCTTACATCTCAACACAAGTCAATTAACAACTTCAAAGGAACCAAAATTGCAGGCCTAACCGTTGAATTGTGGTAAGTGTTGATACTGGATTTCGTACTAAATCCATCCCGCTAAAAGAATTAGAATACCGGTTAGCATTAACTCGAGTTGAGTTTAAACCAGCCCAGAGAGACGTAATATCGGCCCATAGAGCCCGCACGAGTCAAAATGAGATCTTTGGCTTGGATCAAAGACTAAGTCTAAAAGATCCCCCATATCTCGGAAGGTAGCTCATAACTTGAATAATggagaaagaagtcaaagctaAATATGAGGAACACGTGTAACAAACTCACCAAACTTAGAAGATTCAACACCCTCCTATAAAAGAGGAACGAGATGGCTTTTGCAGGGGGGGCTGGAGCACTTTACTTTCCACAAAAGAAATAAACAGAATCATGAACATTGACACTAAAAATACAAGGAAGAAGACACGTGCTTTCTTGATTATCATCCCACTTCTCCAACATAAATCGAACCAACAACGGGACAAGGAACGGGATCAACAACGTATTGTTGCTTGCTTTACGGATCAATTACAGCCATGTATTTGATCAGACTAAAATCCTTCTTATCTCACGAGACCTCAACAAGAAGACGAGAGCTCTTCATATGATGTCTGATCTAACGAGATCATATGTAACCGATCCGAGTTCTTATAGATTCATCATCCGTTCGCAAACGATACAAGACCGATAAAATCGACATCTCACCCGAGATGACAATAACCGAACTACGTTCAGACTTGATCCCTTgacgggtacgtaggcagctcgatcCCGAGTTCAGTCACGATCCTTTTTCTCTTCCGAGATCTCGATGTTGTTTGACACGAAGAACAAAGTTCATTTTCAACGAATCGAACCTAATTCTATCATTGTGTTCTGAGGATATTGTCCCCCACGAAGTTCTTTCTTCCCTAGTTTTATATCTCaaacactatcaaatacttagtgtagattttaggatctacagTAAGCACTATAGAAGCCATGGTGAACCTGAAAATGTAGGACCATTATTCATAAATCACAACATGACGCTGCTACTTTAACATTAACGCTATAACATTAACGCTGCTACTTTCTGGAATTACCAAAACATCAATTCATTCAAATCTATAACCAAAGCCTCAGGTGCTCCAACGCCAAACAAAGACGCACGAATCACCAAACCCTTACtacatcttcttttcttctctgcACAACAAAAACCACCCAATTACACAAAATTGAACAGATTCTTACATTATAAAAAAGGAATCAACTTTGTGAAAACAAGTGACATGAATCACTAAAATCCATAGAAATCACAAAAGCAGGACTCACACAACCATCATAAGTCTAAACTTCAAACACAAAT includes these proteins:
- the LOC125595099 gene encoding sulfate transporter 2.1-like produces the protein MKERDSESFESLSQVLPNTSNPAHMIQMAMANSGSSAAAPPRQDQHDRSKWLLDCPEPPSPWHELKSQVKESFLTKAKRFKSLQKQPLPKRILSILQAVFPIFGWCRNYKLIMFKNDLMAGLTLASLCIPQSIGYATLAKLDPQYGLYSSVVPPLIYALMGTSREVAIGPVAVVSLLLSSMLQELIDPETDPLGYTKLVLTTTFFAGIFQASFGIFRLGFLVDFLSHAAIVGFMGGAAIVIGLQQLKGLLGITNFTTNTDIVSVLRTVWRSCHQQWSPHTFILGCSFLSFILIARFIGKKNKKLFWLPAIAPLISVVVSTLMVFLTKADEHGVKTVRHIKGGLNPISINDLEFNTPHLGHIAKIGLIVAVVALTEAIAVGRSFAGIKGYRLDGNKEMVAIGFMNVLGSLTSCYAATGSFSRTAVNFAAGCETAMSNIVMAVTVFVALECLTRLLYYTPIAILASIILSALPGLIDINEAIHIWKIDKLDFLALIGAFFGVLFGSVEIGLLVAVVISFAKIILISIRPGIETLGRIPGTDIFADTDQYPMSVKTPRVLICRVKSALLCFANASSIEERIMRWINEEEEDENTMSNDERKILFVVLDMSNLMNVDTSGITALVELHNNLIQIGIELVIVNPKWHVFHKLNQAKFVSKIGGRVYLTIREALDACFGLKV